In Dyadobacter sp. CECT 9275, the following proteins share a genomic window:
- a CDS encoding TetR/AcrR family transcriptional regulator translates to MRERIIKSALSLFWRYGIKSVTMDDIAHDLGISKRTIYQHFPDKEAILVLVIEQELTSQKCEMEKLGEAAPNPIDEMLRASEQIRICMVNINPVFLYDLKKYYPKAWNLFAVYKNDFILRGIRENLLRGKHTGLYRDDIDVNILSILRIEQIELAFDPTIFPPDKFNMTDLQLEFVQHFLRGVLSEKGHQYYNTIQNKSVIESNIP, encoded by the coding sequence GTGAGAGAGAGAATCATCAAATCGGCCCTGTCGCTTTTCTGGCGATACGGCATTAAAAGTGTGACAATGGACGATATTGCCCATGATCTGGGGATATCTAAAAGGACTATTTACCAGCATTTCCCTGATAAGGAAGCTATTCTTGTCCTGGTAATTGAGCAGGAGCTGACTTCTCAAAAATGTGAAATGGAGAAACTTGGCGAAGCAGCGCCCAACCCCATAGACGAAATGCTGCGGGCCTCGGAACAGATACGTATATGTATGGTGAACATCAATCCTGTATTTTTATATGATTTGAAAAAGTATTACCCCAAAGCCTGGAATCTTTTTGCCGTATATAAGAATGATTTCATCCTGCGCGGAATCCGTGAAAACCTCCTCAGGGGAAAACACACCGGTTTGTACAGAGATGATATTGATGTGAATATACTCTCTATTTTACGCATTGAACAGATCGAGTTGGCCTTCGATCCTACAATATTTCCTCCGGATAAATTCAACATGACGGATTTGCAACTGGAATTCGTACAGCATTTTCTCAGGGGGGTTTTAAGCGAAAAAGGCCATCAGTACTATAACACCATTCAAAATAAATCAGTAATTGAATCTAACATTCCATGA
- a CDS encoding TolC family protein, which translates to MKNDRMIRSCLLAIVLLVSIHSTYAQDGGYTVKEAVDYAIKHNLNVKNSQLDALSAEAKIGEVRAAGLPQVTANASITDNLIIQRFFLPANFADPTAPADAPPVALKFGVKYQGSASATWNQLLFNGTYLVGLKAAATYRELAQKNVQQSKITVAEAVTKAYYSAQVAEERAKVLDLNITRVDSLMLETKAMNQSGFVELLDVNRLEVQINNLRTERQRVQNLIELSYALLKYQMGMPLDEPLQLKDKIEDVDVESIKTEVAQPQVNYTSRIEYSVLATQGKLADLDLRSIRSGYLPVVSASVGYGHNNGRDSFGDLFGSKWFNNSVLSLNLMIPIFDGFSKRYQISQKKIALDKVKVGQTLLEQSIDFEAKQAAINIKNAVATLETQQRNLDLAKEVARVSKIKYKEGVGSNIEVINAESSLKESQTNYFAALYDLVIAKVDLTKAKGELYSDTQN; encoded by the coding sequence ATGAAAAATGATCGAATGATTCGCAGTTGCCTCTTGGCAATTGTGTTACTTGTATCCATACATTCTACTTATGCACAGGACGGAGGGTACACAGTAAAAGAAGCCGTTGACTACGCGATCAAGCACAATCTGAATGTCAAAAACTCGCAGCTTGACGCATTGTCCGCAGAAGCAAAAATCGGGGAAGTTCGTGCAGCAGGCCTTCCGCAGGTTACCGCTAATGCCAGCATTACCGATAACCTGATCATTCAAAGGTTCTTCCTTCCGGCTAATTTTGCAGATCCCACCGCACCGGCAGATGCTCCTCCTGTGGCGCTTAAATTTGGGGTGAAATATCAGGGTAGTGCATCGGCTACCTGGAACCAGCTCCTGTTCAACGGTACCTATCTGGTAGGTCTCAAGGCTGCGGCCACCTATCGGGAACTGGCGCAGAAAAACGTGCAGCAATCGAAAATAACTGTCGCAGAGGCGGTTACCAAAGCCTATTATTCGGCACAGGTTGCAGAGGAAAGGGCCAAAGTACTGGACCTTAACATTACCCGGGTGGATTCGCTTATGCTCGAAACCAAAGCCATGAACCAGAGCGGATTTGTGGAACTGCTGGACGTAAACCGTCTCGAGGTGCAGATCAACAATCTGCGAACGGAACGCCAGCGCGTACAAAATCTGATAGAGTTGAGCTATGCCCTTTTGAAATATCAAATGGGAATGCCGCTGGATGAGCCTCTGCAGCTCAAGGACAAAATTGAGGATGTTGATGTGGAGTCAATTAAAACGGAAGTAGCACAGCCCCAGGTAAACTATACCAGCAGGATCGAATACTCGGTGCTGGCAACCCAGGGGAAACTGGCAGACCTGGATCTGAGAAGTATCCGCAGCGGTTATCTTCCCGTGGTATCGGCATCGGTTGGCTACGGACACAATAACGGGCGCGACAGCTTTGGCGATCTTTTCGGTTCCAAGTGGTTCAATAACTCAGTATTGAGTCTTAATCTGATGATACCTATTTTTGATGGTTTCAGCAAGAGATACCAGATTTCCCAGAAAAAAATTGCCCTGGATAAAGTGAAAGTGGGGCAGACATTACTAGAGCAGTCCATCGATTTTGAAGCAAAACAAGCCGCCATCAACATCAAAAATGCAGTGGCAACGCTTGAAACCCAGCAACGCAACCTGGATCTTGCCAAAGAGGTGGCGCGGGTGTCCAAAATCAAATACAAGGAAGGCGTCGGTTCCAACATAGAGGTAATCAATGCGGAGTCGTCCCTGAAAGAGTCACAAACCAACTATTTCGCGGCTTTGTACGATCTGGTTATAGCCAAAGTGGACCTGACAAAGGCTAAAGGCGAGCTTTATTCAGACACTCAGAACTGA